Proteins found in one Subtercola endophyticus genomic segment:
- the smpB gene encoding SsrA-binding protein SmpB: MPRERGEKVVATNRKARHDYTIEDTYEAGLVLTGTEVKSLRAGRASLVDGYGYIDGGEAWLDAVHIPEFNQGSWNNHTPRRKRKMLLHKAQILKINNKVKEGGYTLVPLRLYFSDGRAKVELAVAKGKREYDKRQTLRERQDKREADRAMGTQRHLGE, encoded by the coding sequence GTGCCACGCGAACGCGGAGAGAAGGTCGTCGCGACCAACCGCAAGGCGCGCCACGACTACACCATCGAAGACACCTATGAGGCGGGCCTGGTGCTCACCGGCACCGAGGTCAAGTCGCTGCGGGCCGGGCGGGCATCCTTGGTCGACGGCTACGGCTACATCGACGGGGGAGAAGCGTGGCTCGACGCCGTGCACATCCCGGAGTTCAATCAGGGCTCGTGGAACAACCACACGCCCCGCCGCAAGCGCAAGATGCTGCTGCACAAGGCGCAGATTCTGAAGATCAACAACAAGGTGAAAGAGGGCGGTTACACGCTCGTTCCTCTGCGCCTGTACTTCAGCGACGGCCGCGCCAAGGTCGAGCTCGCGGTGGCCAAGGGCAAACGCGAGTACGACAAGCGCCAGACCCTGCGCGAGCGTCAAGACAAGCGCGAGGCCGACCGCGCCATGGGCACCCAGCGCCACTTGGGCGAATAG
- a CDS encoding oxidoreductase → MTTPAWTPARLPSLAGKRVVITGANAGLGYWTAEFLARRGATVVVAARSEEKATRAIASILSRAPRADVSWVKLDLADLACVETASAELAAEPIDVLVNNAGVLGAKNRGFTSDGFELMFGTNVLGHFALTARLMPTLLSTEKSRIVSLGSIAHQFNEMDLTDVMGDQNYDSFRAYSRSKLGVMLIAFELDRRLRAAKLSTESLVAHPGFSLDGLSAARPGITNGRPSNTFTRTALGAFAQGKDAGALPTVRAAADPVARGGEYWGPSGWRQLKGSPTIVRARNRARDIHTATELWNMAETMTGVPLRF, encoded by the coding sequence ATGACGACTCCCGCATGGACTCCCGCCCGTCTGCCCTCTCTCGCCGGTAAGCGCGTCGTGATCACAGGTGCGAACGCGGGGCTCGGCTACTGGACTGCGGAGTTTCTTGCCCGTCGAGGTGCAACCGTGGTGGTCGCCGCGCGCAGTGAGGAGAAAGCCACCAGGGCCATTGCATCGATACTCTCTCGCGCGCCCCGGGCCGATGTGAGCTGGGTCAAGCTCGACCTGGCCGACCTGGCGTGCGTTGAAACGGCGTCTGCCGAACTCGCCGCCGAGCCCATCGACGTACTCGTCAATAACGCGGGTGTTCTGGGAGCCAAGAATCGGGGCTTCACTTCCGACGGATTCGAGCTCATGTTCGGCACGAACGTGCTCGGTCACTTCGCGCTCACAGCGCGACTGATGCCGACATTGCTCTCGACCGAGAAGTCACGCATCGTGTCGCTTGGCAGCATCGCACATCAGTTCAACGAGATGGATCTGACTGACGTCATGGGAGATCAGAATTACGACAGTTTTCGCGCGTATAGCCGTTCAAAGCTCGGTGTCATGCTGATCGCGTTCGAGCTCGATCGACGCCTGCGCGCAGCCAAACTATCGACCGAGAGTCTCGTCGCGCATCCCGGATTCTCACTCGACGGCCTCAGCGCCGCCCGGCCGGGCATCACGAATGGCAGGCCCTCGAACACATTCACGCGAACTGCGCTCGGCGCTTTTGCTCAGGGCAAAGACGCTGGCGCCCTGCCCACCGTGCGGGCGGCCGCCGACCCCGTAGCGCGCGGCGGAGAGTACTGGGGTCCGAGCGGATGGCGGCAGCTGAAAGGCAGCCCCACCATCGTGCGCGCCCGCAACCGCGCCCGCGACATCCACACCGCCACCGAACTCTGGAACATGGCCGAGACCATGACGGGTGTGCCCCTGCGCTTCTGA
- a CDS encoding IS256 family transposase: MALDNSALLELLGQLKLTDVSDRVRVATETLYQELIDAEAAAFIGAGPYERSTDRVTQRNGVRQRLLTTTAGDLQLKIPKLRAGTFFPSLLERRRRVDQALFAVVMEAYLHGVSTRKVDDLVKALGADTGISKSEVSRICADLDQEVAAFRDRDLTGQAYPYVFLDATYCKARVNHRVVSQAIVVAVGVAADGHREVLGFDVGDSENEAFWTEFLRGLKARGLNGVRLVISDAHAGLIKAITVTVQGASWQRCRVHFMRNVLAVIPKGSQEMVGSIIRTIFAQPDKEHVNGQFDEVTKMLERSHPKVATMLNDARPDLLAFASFPPKHWRQIWSTNPLERVNKEIKRRTDVVGVFPNPAAMLRLAGSVLVEQHDEWEAGERRYFSEASMKELDTTLNEVEEVVVIPELAAA, translated from the coding sequence ATGGCTCTGGATAATTCTGCCTTGCTCGAGCTGCTTGGCCAACTGAAACTCACTGATGTCAGCGACCGGGTCAGGGTCGCGACCGAAACGCTGTACCAGGAACTGATCGACGCGGAAGCTGCCGCGTTCATCGGCGCCGGACCCTACGAACGCAGTACCGATCGGGTCACGCAACGAAACGGGGTCCGGCAACGCCTGCTGACCACGACGGCTGGGGATCTGCAGTTGAAGATCCCGAAACTGCGGGCGGGCACGTTCTTCCCGTCGCTGCTGGAACGACGCCGCCGAGTTGATCAGGCACTGTTCGCGGTCGTGATGGAGGCGTACCTGCACGGCGTCTCGACCCGAAAGGTCGATGACCTCGTGAAAGCGCTCGGCGCTGACACGGGCATATCGAAGTCGGAGGTGTCACGCATCTGCGCTGACCTCGACCAGGAGGTTGCTGCGTTCCGGGATCGTGACCTGACCGGGCAGGCGTACCCGTACGTGTTCCTCGACGCGACGTATTGCAAAGCACGCGTGAATCATCGGGTCGTGTCACAGGCGATCGTTGTCGCGGTCGGTGTCGCCGCTGACGGGCACCGTGAAGTCCTCGGTTTCGACGTCGGTGACAGCGAAAACGAGGCATTCTGGACCGAGTTCCTCCGCGGCCTGAAAGCCCGCGGCCTGAACGGCGTGAGGCTCGTGATCTCCGACGCGCACGCCGGCCTGATCAAGGCGATCACCGTGACGGTGCAGGGTGCGTCGTGGCAGCGGTGCCGGGTGCATTTCATGCGCAACGTGCTCGCGGTGATCCCGAAAGGATCGCAGGAGATGGTTGGCTCGATCATTCGCACGATCTTCGCCCAACCCGACAAAGAGCATGTGAATGGCCAGTTCGACGAGGTCACGAAAATGCTGGAACGCTCCCACCCGAAAGTCGCGACGATGCTGAACGACGCCCGCCCGGACCTGCTCGCGTTCGCGAGCTTCCCGCCGAAGCATTGGCGTCAGATCTGGTCCACGAACCCGCTGGAACGGGTGAACAAAGAAATCAAACGCCGCACCGACGTCGTCGGCGTGTTCCCGAACCCCGCCGCGATGCTCCGCCTCGCCGGATCTGTCCTCGTCGAGCAGCACGACGAATGGGAAGCCGGCGAGCGACGCTACTTTTCCGAAGCCTCAATGAAGGAACTCGACACCACACTCAACGAGGTCGAGGAGGTGGTTGTTATCCCAGAACTCGCTGCCGCATAA
- a CDS encoding FUSC family protein, with protein sequence MSAIHTRVTSQPHSPAPVSFSRSLVTIGRDASAPRAALRVGVSVLVPLVVLYALGHPEWSIFGAFGAFTSVYGRTVLRGARLRMQTVAAVVMVVSVALGSVVAPAPAPASEWMTVLLGAVWAMIVALISQAARWTPPGPLFAVFALCAVASIPVPSVTGANSPAGVNVLVAVVVSGASAAFALLVGQAHAVLRAPSASIAAPSTPSPTGSAAITRLRSVLGSRESLLSAARFGVALAVAGSLSTLLQIGHPYWAMVAAVVPLVAFDLAQTMVRGAHRVLGTLVGLVVAWGLLLLHPAGLWAILLVVALQIAAELMILRNYGVALIFITPLALVMVSMAHPTDPTALITDRGLETVLGTLVAVVVALVWSGIRTARERGREGRVG encoded by the coding sequence ATGTCAGCAATCCACACCCGTGTAACCTCGCAGCCGCACTCGCCCGCGCCCGTCTCGTTTTCCCGTTCGCTGGTGACCATCGGGCGCGACGCCTCGGCCCCTCGAGCGGCGCTGCGCGTGGGAGTGTCTGTACTGGTGCCCCTTGTCGTGCTCTACGCCCTGGGTCACCCCGAGTGGTCGATCTTCGGCGCCTTCGGGGCGTTCACGTCGGTTTACGGGCGCACCGTGCTGCGCGGCGCCCGGCTTCGCATGCAGACCGTCGCGGCCGTGGTCATGGTCGTCTCAGTGGCTCTCGGTTCGGTCGTAGCTCCGGCGCCGGCGCCGGCGAGCGAATGGATGACCGTGCTGCTCGGTGCCGTCTGGGCCATGATCGTGGCGCTCATCTCGCAGGCCGCGCGATGGACTCCCCCAGGCCCGCTGTTCGCGGTCTTCGCCCTGTGTGCCGTCGCGTCGATCCCGGTGCCGTCGGTCACGGGAGCGAATTCCCCTGCCGGCGTCAACGTTCTCGTCGCTGTGGTAGTGAGCGGCGCCTCGGCCGCGTTCGCGCTGCTTGTAGGGCAGGCGCATGCTGTGCTGCGCGCACCCTCCGCCTCGATCGCCGCGCCTTCGACGCCCTCCCCAACCGGAAGCGCCGCTATCACGCGCCTGCGCAGCGTACTGGGCTCCCGCGAGTCGCTGCTGTCGGCGGCACGGTTCGGCGTGGCGCTCGCCGTCGCCGGATCGCTTTCGACGCTGCTGCAGATCGGGCATCCGTATTGGGCCATGGTCGCCGCCGTCGTTCCGCTGGTCGCGTTCGACCTCGCGCAGACCATGGTGCGCGGCGCCCATCGTGTACTCGGCACCCTCGTCGGGCTCGTAGTCGCCTGGGGCCTGCTGCTGTTGCACCCGGCTGGACTCTGGGCGATTCTGCTCGTCGTAGCCTTGCAGATCGCCGCCGAGCTCATGATCTTGCGCAATTACGGCGTTGCGCTCATCTTCATCACGCCGCTCGCTCTCGTGATGGTCAGCATGGCCCACCCGACAGACCCCACCGCCCTCATCACCGATCGCGGCCTCGAGACGGTGCTCGGCACCCTTGTGGCGGTGGTCGTCGCTCTCGTCTGGTCGGGCATCCGCACCGCCCGCGAGCGTGGGCGCGAGGGCCGCGTGGGCTGA
- a CDS encoding MarR family winged helix-turn-helix transcriptional regulator translates to MTTRSADLNSASTSHRDAIDRLRAQWAVTRPELDTSPAATIGRLLRVAKHVTSLSDARLAEFGISRGEFDVLSAVRRAPAPPTPTELAKDLLASNASITKRLVLLEKSQLAVRIRSASDGRVVTVSLTPAGVALIDRALPAQLGVEAALIDVLGENERDQFESTLRRLLRECENRP, encoded by the coding sequence ATGACCACCCGATCAGCTGACCTGAACAGTGCATCGACTTCGCATCGAGACGCGATCGACCGATTGCGCGCCCAGTGGGCTGTGACCCGACCCGAACTCGATACCAGCCCCGCCGCCACCATCGGGCGGCTGCTGCGCGTGGCGAAACACGTCACGTCGCTGAGTGACGCCCGGCTGGCCGAGTTCGGCATCAGCCGCGGCGAGTTCGACGTACTCTCGGCGGTGCGCCGCGCGCCGGCACCGCCGACTCCGACGGAACTGGCGAAAGACCTGCTTGCCTCGAACGCGTCGATCACCAAGAGGCTGGTTCTGCTCGAGAAGTCGCAGCTCGCCGTGCGAATACGAAGCGCGTCCGACGGCCGCGTGGTGACGGTATCGCTCACCCCGGCGGGCGTCGCGCTCATCGATCGTGCCCTCCCGGCCCAACTCGGCGTAGAAGCCGCACTGATCGACGTGCTGGGCGAAAACGAGCGTGACCAGTTCGAGTCGACGCTGCGGCGGCTGTTACGAGAGTGCGAAAACCGCCCGTAA
- a CDS encoding amidohydrolase family protein, whose translation MPQNTPADSRMLTIVNAIIIPMADGSDWFRGWMTVGNDGCITGLGEGEHPDHPVAHAHADADSGTGTDADGPATRMRARTVIDAHGAFVAPGFISAHSHIFTSGMRGMTPGDNLYGWVGTQSAFISGAGEDDIYWFTLHGCLDFIGNGITSAYNFTDSRVVGRYDPVTDRREIYSIRDERYLQRQVDAARDSGLRVLNSIRLDSEFQPVEQAFEVFADAVAYVESSVPAELNLGTSVFGAVQWSETEQAARDEVRAMDAHGIGNQAHFLETSEALDQQREKFRWYEDAGALREGFLFGHFVHPDTDMAETAARSGSGMVWQPTSNGRLGSGVADIPRYRDLGMPIGVGLDDQSCTDISDPFQNMRIGMYTQRAVHQDASILLPRDMIRLHTLGSAEALGVADRVGSLEMGKFADFVVVNPSSPDTGPVWDVYASYAFACGLRNLEQVYIGGVLAAENGRPVHPAAAEASSQLHERVRSAAGRTGLTLAW comes from the coding sequence ATGCCCCAGAACACCCCCGCGGACTCCCGCATGCTGACCATCGTGAACGCCATCATCATTCCGATGGCTGACGGTTCCGACTGGTTCAGGGGGTGGATGACCGTGGGGAACGATGGCTGCATCACCGGTCTGGGCGAGGGTGAACACCCCGATCATCCGGTCGCCCACGCCCACGCCGACGCCGACAGCGGCACCGGCACAGACGCCGACGGTCCGGCCACCCGCATGCGCGCCCGCACCGTGATCGACGCGCACGGCGCCTTCGTCGCCCCCGGGTTCATCTCGGCGCACAGTCACATCTTCACCTCGGGCATGCGCGGTATGACCCCGGGTGACAACCTCTACGGCTGGGTGGGTACGCAGTCGGCGTTCATCTCGGGCGCGGGCGAAGACGACATCTACTGGTTCACTTTGCACGGCTGCCTCGACTTCATCGGCAACGGCATCACGAGCGCCTACAACTTCACCGATTCGCGGGTCGTCGGCCGCTATGATCCGGTGACCGACCGGCGCGAGATCTACTCGATCCGCGATGAGCGGTACCTGCAACGGCAGGTGGATGCCGCCCGCGACTCCGGGCTGCGAGTGCTGAACTCGATCCGGCTCGACAGCGAGTTCCAGCCCGTGGAGCAGGCGTTCGAGGTGTTCGCCGATGCCGTGGCCTACGTCGAGAGCAGTGTGCCGGCCGAGCTCAACCTCGGCACGAGCGTGTTCGGCGCCGTGCAGTGGTCGGAGACAGAGCAGGCGGCGCGCGACGAAGTGCGCGCGATGGACGCCCACGGCATCGGCAACCAGGCCCACTTTCTCGAGACGAGCGAGGCGCTCGACCAGCAGCGCGAGAAGTTCCGCTGGTACGAAGACGCCGGTGCCCTGCGTGAGGGCTTCTTGTTCGGCCACTTCGTGCACCCCGACACCGACATGGCCGAGACGGCCGCGCGCTCGGGAAGCGGCATGGTGTGGCAGCCCACCTCGAACGGGCGGCTCGGCTCGGGCGTCGCCGACATTCCGCGCTACCGCGACCTCGGAATGCCCATCGGCGTCGGCCTCGACGACCAGTCGTGCACCGACATCAGCGACCCGTTCCAGAACATGCGCATCGGTATGTACACCCAGCGCGCGGTGCACCAGGATGCCTCGATTCTGCTGCCGCGCGACATGATCCGCCTGCACACGCTCGGCTCGGCCGAGGCGCTGGGTGTGGCCGATCGGGTGGGCAGCCTCGAGATGGGCAAGTTCGCGGATTTCGTGGTGGTGAATCCGTCGTCGCCCGACACCGGCCCCGTGTGGGACGTCTACGCCAGCTACGCGTTCGCTTGCGGGCTGCGAAACCTCGAGCAAGTGTACATCGGGGGAGTACTCGCGGCCGAGAACGGCCGCCCCGTGCATCCGGCGGCCGCCGAGGCCTCGTCGCAGCTGCACGAACGCGTGCGTTCTGCCGCCGGCCGCACCGGCCTCACCCTCGCCTGGTGA
- a CDS encoding phosphonatase-like hydrolase, giving the protein MIELVAFDMAGTTIDDHGLVYDALAGAVVETGASVADADLQRWMGTDKVTAIGALMNLGGVEPTADGVAKAFVRFKVLLGEAYRGHPPVALPGVEETLRELRRRGVKVALTTGFSDDVAGPLLASLGWSTGAGPDDLLDAVVTTSDVRAGRPAPYLIQHAMELTGATDVATVLAVGDTVVDLQAAHNAGVAGVGVLTGGLTREALAEHPHLAIIDSAAEIIRYLG; this is encoded by the coding sequence GTGATCGAACTCGTCGCTTTCGATATGGCCGGCACCACTATCGACGACCACGGACTGGTCTACGACGCGCTGGCCGGGGCGGTCGTCGAAACCGGAGCGAGCGTGGCCGACGCCGATCTGCAGCGCTGGATGGGCACCGACAAGGTGACGGCCATCGGCGCACTGATGAACCTGGGCGGCGTCGAGCCAACAGCCGACGGGGTCGCGAAGGCCTTTGTGCGCTTCAAGGTTCTGCTCGGTGAGGCGTACCGCGGGCATCCACCGGTCGCACTGCCCGGGGTCGAAGAGACCCTGCGCGAGCTCCGCCGGCGGGGCGTGAAGGTCGCCTTGACCACCGGCTTCTCGGACGACGTGGCCGGCCCGCTGCTCGCGTCGCTCGGCTGGAGCACGGGTGCCGGGCCCGACGACCTGCTCGACGCCGTGGTGACGACCTCAGACGTGCGGGCGGGGCGGCCGGCGCCGTACCTGATCCAGCACGCCATGGAGCTGACCGGGGCCACCGATGTCGCGACAGTACTCGCCGTCGGAGACACGGTGGTCGATCTGCAGGCGGCGCACAACGCGGGCGTCGCGGGTGTCGGGGTGCTCACCGGAGGGCTCACCCGGGAGGCGCTCGCCGAGCATCCGCACCTCGCCATCATCGACTCGGCCGCCGAGATCATCCGCTACCTCGGCTGA
- a CDS encoding TIGR03364 family FAD-dependent oxidoreductase, whose amino-acid sequence MNSANLLAECDVVIVGAGIVGLAHATEALRRGLSVVVIDRDSRAVGASVRNFGHCCVTAQSGDLLELAQSARERWLHYGALAGFFHVQSGGLAVARSAEELAVLDELSASRERGQVRLISAPEVLDQLGRSDDDHAHPAVLGGAVLRDDLRVDPRQAARSLAGWLDEQPGARVHWRTSFLGFDGTLAHTSRGSIRAQKVIVCVGHDLDYLLPDVADRFNVRRCSLQMALIEAPDARRITPAVLTGTSMLRYPAFSETQAATALRATLTAEAPELIDIDANVIFTQRPDGSIIAGDSHDYGESVDPFLIEATSDLLLANVRRVLGAPTARVLQRWQGIYASSPTQSYLIEHVDSRLTAVSITSGVGMTIGFGVAKRTLDSFG is encoded by the coding sequence GTGAATTCAGCAAACCTTCTCGCAGAGTGCGATGTCGTGATCGTCGGCGCCGGCATCGTGGGGCTCGCCCACGCCACCGAGGCGCTCAGGCGAGGGCTCTCGGTCGTCGTGATCGACAGAGACTCCCGCGCCGTCGGCGCCTCGGTGCGCAACTTCGGGCACTGCTGTGTCACCGCCCAGTCGGGCGACCTGCTCGAGCTGGCGCAGTCGGCCCGCGAGCGATGGCTGCACTACGGTGCGCTCGCCGGCTTCTTTCACGTGCAGTCGGGCGGACTGGCCGTGGCCCGCAGCGCCGAGGAGCTCGCCGTGCTCGACGAACTCAGCGCGTCGCGAGAGCGTGGGCAGGTGCGCCTGATCTCAGCACCCGAAGTGCTCGACCAGCTCGGCCGCAGCGACGACGACCACGCGCATCCTGCGGTGCTCGGCGGCGCGGTGCTACGAGACGACCTGCGCGTCGACCCGCGACAGGCGGCTCGCTCGCTGGCTGGCTGGCTCGACGAACAGCCGGGCGCGCGCGTGCACTGGCGAACATCCTTTCTCGGATTCGACGGCACGCTCGCCCACACGTCGCGCGGCAGCATTCGGGCGCAGAAGGTCATCGTGTGCGTCGGCCACGATCTCGACTACCTGCTGCCCGACGTGGCCGATCGGTTCAACGTGCGCCGGTGCTCTCTGCAGATGGCGTTGATCGAGGCTCCGGATGCTCGGCGCATCACTCCGGCCGTGCTCACCGGCACATCGATGCTGCGGTACCCCGCTTTTTCCGAGACGCAGGCGGCGACCGCATTGCGCGCGACGCTGACGGCCGAGGCTCCCGAGCTGATCGACATCGACGCGAACGTGATATTCACCCAGCGGCCCGACGGCAGCATCATCGCCGGCGACAGCCACGACTACGGCGAGTCGGTCGACCCGTTTCTCATCGAGGCGACCAGCGACCTGCTGTTGGCGAATGTCCGCCGAGTTCTCGGCGCGCCGACGGCGCGAGTCCTGCAGCGCTGGCAGGGAATCTATGCGTCGAGCCCCACCCAGAGTTATCTCATCGAACACGTCGACTCGCGGCTGACCGCGGTCTCGATCACGTCGGGGGTCGGTATGACCATCGGTTTCGGTGTGGCCAAGCGCACGCTCGACTCGTTCGGCTGA
- a CDS encoding ABC transporter substrate-binding protein, whose product MNSKRLMIGAAFAAAVAISLTACAGGSSTPSSTAETSAKTATSAADLGGMDALVSAANAEGQLNVITLPPSWANYGAIIDGFEKKYPSIKINSANPDGSSADEVSAAKAQKGQSTAPDVFDIGTAVLQQNLDLVAPYKVANWADLPADYKDASGKWYYDYTGLMSIGYDSKVITNPPTSMKDLLGSAYNGKVAIKGDPTQANEAASAVYLAALQSGGSADNIQPGIDFFHSLKQAGNFLAVTPTQATVASGETPVVIQWSYNNLAWGAAGGTSGNPDYKTVVLPGTALGSYYNQAINVDAPHPAAARLWEEYIYSPEVQNLYLASGAYPATLAAMQSAGTVDKTVLATVGEPPASFVQLTADQATAAAALLKSGWATAIG is encoded by the coding sequence GTGAACAGTAAACGTCTCATGATCGGCGCCGCTTTCGCGGCAGCCGTGGCGATCTCGCTCACCGCCTGCGCGGGCGGGTCGAGCACGCCCTCGAGCACCGCAGAAACCAGCGCGAAGACCGCGACCAGCGCGGCAGACCTCGGCGGCATGGATGCGCTCGTGTCGGCAGCCAACGCCGAGGGCCAGCTCAACGTCATCACCCTTCCGCCGTCGTGGGCCAACTACGGCGCCATCATCGACGGCTTCGAGAAGAAGTACCCGAGCATCAAGATCAACTCGGCCAACCCCGACGGTTCGAGTGCCGACGAGGTTTCGGCCGCAAAGGCGCAGAAGGGGCAGTCGACCGCACCCGACGTCTTCGACATCGGAACGGCCGTCTTGCAGCAGAACCTCGACCTGGTCGCGCCGTACAAGGTGGCCAACTGGGCCGACCTGCCGGCGGACTACAAAGACGCTTCGGGCAAGTGGTACTACGACTACACCGGTCTCATGTCGATCGGCTACGACTCGAAGGTCATCACCAACCCGCCCACCTCCATGAAAGATCTGCTCGGCTCGGCCTACAACGGAAAGGTCGCCATCAAGGGCGACCCGACGCAGGCCAACGAGGCCGCCAGCGCCGTGTACCTCGCCGCGCTGCAGAGCGGCGGCAGCGCCGACAACATCCAGCCGGGAATCGACTTCTTTCACTCGCTGAAGCAGGCGGGCAACTTTCTCGCGGTGACTCCCACGCAGGCGACCGTCGCTTCGGGTGAGACTCCCGTGGTCATCCAGTGGAGCTACAACAACCTCGCTTGGGGTGCGGCGGGCGGAACCAGCGGCAACCCCGACTACAAGACGGTTGTTCTGCCCGGCACCGCGCTCGGCAGCTACTACAACCAGGCCATCAACGTCGACGCTCCCCACCCCGCGGCGGCTCGGCTCTGGGAAGAGTACATCTACAGCCCCGAGGTGCAGAACCTCTACCTCGCGTCTGGTGCTTACCCGGCGACGCTGGCGGCCATGCAGTCCGCCGGTACCGTCGACAAGACCGTTCTCGCCACCGTGGGCGAGCCGCCGGCGAGCTTCGTGCAGCTGACCGCAGACCAGGCGACCGCGGCCGCCGCTCTGCTCAAGTCGGGCTGGGCTACGGCGATCGGCTGA
- a CDS encoding ABC transporter permease, with the protein MVTSTVVAPVTPADQTRGAEVSTPRRRAVTWLGLVPFGVYVVLFLAVPAVLAIASGFFDGSGAFTLANFAAYTNPTILQNFFASIWISALTAALGAVFGAIICFALLGTRPDRMLRSAVDSASSVLAQFGGVMLAFAFIATIGAQGVLTKWLVSIGFTANVFNNFNGSGPLLYQIPGLVIPYLYFQIPLMVLTFMPAMEGLKSTWAEANATLGGTRFTYWTRIGMPILAPAFFGSLILLFANAFSSYATAAALISQGGIVPLAIRQQLTSETIVGVANVAGVLALGMVVVMIVLMTAYSALQRRASRWRR; encoded by the coding sequence ATTGTGACATCGACTGTCGTCGCACCCGTGACGCCGGCCGACCAGACGCGCGGTGCCGAGGTCTCGACCCCTCGGCGCCGCGCCGTCACGTGGCTGGGTCTTGTTCCCTTCGGGGTGTACGTCGTTCTTTTTCTCGCGGTTCCGGCGGTGCTGGCCATCGCCAGCGGGTTCTTCGACGGCTCGGGTGCCTTCACCCTGGCCAACTTCGCCGCCTACACCAACCCGACCATTCTGCAGAACTTCTTCGCCTCGATCTGGATCTCGGCACTCACTGCCGCACTCGGAGCGGTGTTCGGCGCGATCATCTGCTTCGCCCTGCTCGGCACTCGGCCCGACCGGATGCTGCGCTCCGCCGTCGATTCGGCCAGCAGCGTGCTGGCGCAGTTCGGCGGCGTGATGCTCGCCTTCGCGTTCATCGCCACGATCGGCGCACAAGGCGTGCTGACCAAGTGGCTCGTCTCGATCGGATTCACGGCGAATGTCTTCAACAACTTCAACGGCAGTGGGCCTCTGCTCTACCAGATTCCCGGTTTGGTGATTCCGTATCTCTACTTTCAGATTCCCCTCATGGTGCTGACCTTCATGCCGGCCATGGAGGGGCTCAAGAGCACCTGGGCCGAGGCGAACGCCACCCTGGGCGGAACACGCTTCACCTACTGGACGCGCATCGGCATGCCGATTCTGGCTCCGGCCTTCTTCGGAAGCCTCATTCTGCTGTTCGCCAATGCGTTCTCGTCGTATGCCACGGCGGCGGCGCTCATCTCGCAGGGCGGCATCGTTCCGCTGGCCATCCGTCAGCAGCTGACCAGCGAGACCATCGTCGGCGTCGCCAACGTCGCGGGCGTGCTCGCGCTCGGGATGGTCGTGGTGATGATCGTGCTCATGACGGCCTATTCGGCGCTGCAGCGGCGCGCGTCGCGGTGGCGCCGATGA
- a CDS encoding ABC transporter permease, with translation MSATRATPRLAATRPTPPKQRAPRYAAAPSRTTRSIILVITGVVFLIPILSMLEFSLRQGQTGAHGFDHYAAIFTAGSAGTYDVLFQGIANSIAICLVTVLIVLVLLLPTMILVEVKYPKLRGILEFVCIIPITIPSIVLVVGFIPVYSVVAGIFGSQPWTLGFAVGIIVLPYAYRPIASNLAAVEVVTLSEAARALGAGWLQVLWRVILPNLRPGILSACFITIAVVLGEYTIASFLSQNTFQTALVLVQHTDPYVAVIFAVFALIFAFILLLVIGRLGALGRSRSRA, from the coding sequence ATGAGCGCCACACGGGCGACGCCACGGCTGGCAGCGACGCGGCCAACGCCGCCGAAGCAGCGCGCGCCGCGTTATGCCGCGGCGCCCTCGAGAACGACACGCTCGATCATCCTCGTCATCACCGGGGTCGTCTTTCTGATCCCGATTCTGTCGATGCTCGAGTTCTCGCTTCGCCAGGGTCAGACCGGCGCGCACGGCTTCGACCACTACGCGGCGATCTTCACCGCCGGCAGTGCCGGAACGTACGATGTGCTGTTCCAGGGCATCGCCAACTCCATCGCGATCTGTCTGGTGACGGTGCTGATCGTGCTGGTGCTGTTGTTGCCGACCATGATTCTGGTCGAGGTGAAGTACCCGAAGCTGCGCGGAATTCTCGAGTTCGTCTGCATCATTCCCATCACCATCCCGTCGATCGTGCTCGTCGTGGGCTTCATTCCGGTGTACTCGGTGGTCGCCGGCATCTTCGGCAGCCAGCCGTGGACGCTCGGCTTCGCGGTAGGAATCATCGTGCTGCCGTACGCGTACCGTCCGATCGCGTCGAACCTGGCGGCGGTCGAGGTGGTGACGCTGAGCGAGGCGGCCCGGGCACTCGGTGCGGGCTGGCTGCAGGTGCTGTGGCGGGTCATTCTGCCGAACCTGCGGCCGGGCATCCTGTCGGCCTGCTTCATCACGATCGCCGTTGTGCTCGGCGAGTATACGATCGCGTCGTTTCTCAGCCAGAACACCTTTCAGACGGCACTGGTGCTCGTGCAGCACACCGACCCCTACGTCGCGGTGATCTTCGCGGTCTTCGCGCTGATCTTCGCGTTCATTCTGCTGCTGGTGATCGGGCGGCTGGGCGCGCTCGGCCGCAGCCGCTCGCGCGCATGA